One Channa argus isolate prfri chromosome 15, Channa argus male v1.0, whole genome shotgun sequence DNA segment encodes these proteins:
- the LOC137100071 gene encoding uncharacterized protein, translated as MHWLPLVAMVIASALPFPHNPMSKIAAVTKPGFDDRRERHHDQAAHLTAPSLDYNFYGNASRMNYNTAAALSQHTNRQNLRNHKDYVKSSIHEETSTFKVENQGIYQSNSNSGNDDKSSVILDVSREAGTLRTKDISEDNFLSKDYASDSSSSRHDFRFVDFSRNDNHPDSIDRPLQVSAVEAHNAVNPATLKAQRGLEPTVPSEKLRDAATIRLGGQQTQGAGRDLDELTLTLEAGLGLGTGLDSFLEGGEMFLDAHPRVLFSPSPSPPEHPPLLLMLETGMLEEDAAAEDQEDMDGHIEGHGDRAIDKSMADSSTFIGEGARPIKRNKRSHLNDRRRGEKSVCESESIWVTDKKTAIDSHGQQVTILQEIQTQTGPLKQYFYETRCRQAEQQSNSSRSRVSGAAAKPLGTGVAGAGCLGVDKKQWMSECKAKQSYVRALTKDTNNRTGWRWIRIDSSCVCVLLSRANQTPVRDSLTRKGRG; from the coding sequence ATGCACTGGCTTCCcctggttgccatggtgattgCCTCGGCCCTGCCCTTCCCTCACAACCCCATGTCCAAGATTGCTGCTGTGACGAAGCCTGGCTTTGACGACCGCAGAGAGCGCCATCATGACCAGGCAGCTCACCTCACTGCTCCCTCTTTGGACTACAACTTTTATGGAAATGCCTCACGAATGAATTACaacacagctgctgctcttAGCCAACACACCAACAGACAAAACCTCCGGAACCATAAGGATTATGTGAAATCCTCCATACATGAAGAGACTTCCACGTTCAAAGTGGAAAATCAAGGAATCTACCAATCAAATAGCAACTCAGGCAACGATGACAAAAGCAGTGTCATTTTGGATGTTTCCAGAGAAGCAGGAACACTCAGAACCAAGGATATTTCTGAGGATAATTTTCTATCAAAGGACTACGcatctgacagcagcagcagcaggcatgACTTTAGGTTTGTGGATTTTTCTAGAAATGACAATCACCCGGACTCCATAGATAGACCATTGCAGGTTTCTGCTGTGGAAGCCCACAATGCTGTAAATCCTGCTACACTAAAGGCTCAAAGAGGACTAGAACCAACTGTACCCTCGGAGAAGCTAAGAGATGCAGCAACAATCAGGTTAGGGGGTCAACAGACACAGGGTGCTGGAAGAGATCTAGATGAGTTAACCTTGACACTGGAGGCAGGGTTGGGTCTGGGGACTGGTCTAGACAGCTTCCTAGAAGGAGGCGAGATGTTTCTGGATGCCCATCCACGAGTCCTGTTCTCACCTTCCCCATCACCTCCAGAACACCCTCCTTTGCTGCTCATGTTGGAGACGGGGATGCTGGAGGAGGATGCAGCTGCAGAGGATCAGGAGGACATGGATGGACACATCGAGGGTCATGGGGACCGGGCAATCGACAAGAGCATGGCAGATTCTTCCACATTTATTGGTGAGGGTGCCCGTCCAATTAAAAGGAATAAACGCTCGCACTTGAATGACAGACGGAGAGGGGAAAAGTCTGTATGTGAGTCTGAAAGTATTTGGGTTACTGACAAGAAGACCGCCATTGACTCCCACGGTCAGCAGGTCACCATCTTACAGGAAATCCAAACCCAGACAGGACCACTCAAACAGTACTTCTATGAGACTCGGTGCCGCCAGGCTGAGCAGCAAAGCAATTCCAGCAGGTCAAGAGTTTCAGGTGCAGCAGCAAAACCCCTGGGGACGGGCGTAGCTGGGGCCGGCTGCTTGGGCGTGGATAAAAAACAGTGGATGAGTGAGTGTAAAGCCAAGCAGTCGTACGTCCGAGCTCTCACCAAAGATACAAACAATAGAACCGGTTGGAGGTGGATCCGCATCGACTcgtcctgtgtctgtgtgctgttgTCCAGAGCAAATCAGACACCCGTCAGGGACTCTTTGACGAGGAAGGGGAGAGGCTGA